A portion of the Lycium ferocissimum isolate CSIRO_LF1 unplaced genomic scaffold, AGI_CSIRO_Lferr_CH_V1 ctg640, whole genome shotgun sequence genome contains these proteins:
- the LOC132045281 gene encoding glycine-rich RNA-binding protein 4, mitochondrial isoform X3, translating to MQRFNGFFVNNQTPLARFVISRHSCSKLFVGGLCYDTNEPVLKQAFEQHGETIEVKVICNHKSGKSKGYGFVKFTSETAATKALKEMDGQKYSHQLCPQRMMLRVSTLIFPRFIL from the exons ATGCAGCGTTTCAATGGATTCTTTGTAAATAATCAAACCCCACTTGCTAGATTTGTCATTTCTCGCCATTCTTGCAGCAAATTGTTCGTTGGAG gGCTTTGTTATGATACCAATGAACCTGTTCTCAAACAAGCTTTTGAGCAACATGGTGAAACAATTGAAG TGAAAGTAATATGTAATCATAAAAGTGGAAAATCCAAAGGATATGGGTTCGTGAAGTTCACTTCTGAAACTGCAGCTACCAAGGCCTTGAAGGAAATGGACGGTCAA AAATATTCGCATCAGTTATGCCCACAAAGAATGATGTTGAGGGTTTCAACTCTTATCTTTCCTC GTTTCATCTTATGA
- the LOC132045281 gene encoding glycine-rich RNA-binding protein 4, mitochondrial isoform X4: MQRFNGFFVNNQTPLARFVISRHSCSKLFVGGLCYDTNEPVLKQAFEQHGETIEVKVICNHKSGKSKGYGFVKFTSETAATKALKEMDGQLLDGRNIRISYAHKE; the protein is encoded by the exons ATGCAGCGTTTCAATGGATTCTTTGTAAATAATCAAACCCCACTTGCTAGATTTGTCATTTCTCGCCATTCTTGCAGCAAATTGTTCGTTGGAG gGCTTTGTTATGATACCAATGAACCTGTTCTCAAACAAGCTTTTGAGCAACATGGTGAAACAATTGAAG TGAAAGTAATATGTAATCATAAAAGTGGAAAATCCAAAGGATATGGGTTCGTGAAGTTCACTTCTGAAACTGCAGCTACCAAGGCCTTGAAGGAAATGGACGGTCAA TTATTGGATGGCAGAAATATTCGCATCAGTTATGCCCACAAAGAATGA
- the LOC132045281 gene encoding glycine-rich RNA-binding protein 4, mitochondrial isoform X1 translates to MQRFNGFFVNNQTPLARFVISRHSCSKLFVGGLCYDTNEPVLKQAFEQHGETIEVKVICNHKSGKSKGYGFVKFTSETAATKALKEMDGQFCLLCFLVIGWQKYSHQLCPQRMMLRVSTLIFPRVCKN, encoded by the exons ATGCAGCGTTTCAATGGATTCTTTGTAAATAATCAAACCCCACTTGCTAGATTTGTCATTTCTCGCCATTCTTGCAGCAAATTGTTCGTTGGAG gGCTTTGTTATGATACCAATGAACCTGTTCTCAAACAAGCTTTTGAGCAACATGGTGAAACAATTGAAG TGAAAGTAATATGTAATCATAAAAGTGGAAAATCCAAAGGATATGGGTTCGTGAAGTTCACTTCTGAAACTGCAGCTACCAAGGCCTTGAAGGAAATGGACGGTCAA TTTTGTTTATTATGCTTCTTAGTTATTGGATGGCAGAAATATTCGCATCAGTTATGCCCACAAAGAATGATGTTGAGGGTTTCAACTCTTATCTTTCCTC GTGTGTGCAAGAACTAG
- the LOC132045281 gene encoding glycine-rich RNA-binding protein 4, mitochondrial isoform X2 has protein sequence MQRFNGFFVNNQTPLARFVISRHSCSKLFVGGLCYDTNEPVLKQAFEQHGETIEVKVICNHKSGKSKGYGFVKFTSETAATKALKEMDGQKYSHQLCPQRMMLRVSTLIFPRVCKN, from the exons ATGCAGCGTTTCAATGGATTCTTTGTAAATAATCAAACCCCACTTGCTAGATTTGTCATTTCTCGCCATTCTTGCAGCAAATTGTTCGTTGGAG gGCTTTGTTATGATACCAATGAACCTGTTCTCAAACAAGCTTTTGAGCAACATGGTGAAACAATTGAAG TGAAAGTAATATGTAATCATAAAAGTGGAAAATCCAAAGGATATGGGTTCGTGAAGTTCACTTCTGAAACTGCAGCTACCAAGGCCTTGAAGGAAATGGACGGTCAA AAATATTCGCATCAGTTATGCCCACAAAGAATGATGTTGAGGGTTTCAACTCTTATCTTTCCTC GTGTGTGCAAGAACTAG